One genomic segment of Agromyces intestinalis includes these proteins:
- a CDS encoding 4a-hydroxytetrahydrobiopterin dehydratase yields MDMLKGDRIAAAGLVDWRKLAQGLHARYLVAEFGAAARFVVAVGEAGDALGHHPRVTIGTGYVDLELVSDDAIYRDDDGTEYVVEWVTQQDVDLARRITEIAAEHGLEADPASVSEIELGVDTARSATIAPVWAALLTGSAESQGRGSPSDEIRDATVRVPNLWFGDADADADEHETSHQRFHLEVYVAPEAAEQRIAAALAAGGVVVDDRDAPGLTVIADQDGNEGVVCVDVSAVAKD; encoded by the coding sequence ATGGACATGCTGAAGGGCGATCGGATCGCCGCGGCCGGCCTGGTCGACTGGCGCAAGCTGGCTCAGGGGCTGCACGCCAGGTACCTGGTCGCCGAGTTCGGCGCCGCGGCGCGGTTCGTCGTCGCGGTGGGCGAGGCGGGCGACGCGCTCGGCCATCACCCGCGCGTGACGATCGGCACGGGATACGTCGATCTCGAACTGGTCAGCGACGACGCGATCTACCGCGACGACGATGGCACCGAGTACGTCGTCGAATGGGTGACCCAACAAGACGTCGACCTCGCGCGACGCATCACCGAGATCGCCGCCGAGCACGGCCTGGAGGCCGATCCGGCCTCGGTCAGCGAGATCGAGCTCGGCGTCGACACGGCACGCTCAGCGACCATCGCCCCGGTGTGGGCGGCGCTGCTGACCGGGAGCGCCGAGTCGCAGGGCCGCGGGTCGCCCAGCGATGAGATCCGCGATGCCACGGTTCGCGTGCCGAACCTGTGGTTCGGCGACGCCGACGCCGACGCCGACGAGCACGAGACCTCGCATCAGCGCTTCCACCTCGAGGTCTACGTCGCGCCCGAGGCCGCCGAGCAACGGATCGCCGCCGCCCTCGCAGCTGGCGGCGTCGTCGTGGACGACCGCGATGCGCCGGGGCTCACCGTCATCGCCGACCAGGACGGCAACGAGGGAGTCGTCTGCGTCGACGTGTCCGCGGTTGCGAAGGACTGA
- a CDS encoding ABC-F family ATP-binding cassette domain-containing protein, protein MAVRLSHSDHLRADGLSVAYGDRRVFSDLDLTVSPGQRLGLIGENGVGKSTLLALLAGTSVDQAVVDGRLARPERTGLLLQEPPYRPSDRIGDVLERALAEVRAIEHELDAAAAALGDPTNADGAAGAAASARYQAALDAAERAEVWSAPARRDELLEGLGISGIDPDRTVGEVSGGQRSRFALAALLLAAPDALLLDEPTNHLDDATAAFLETRLRAWRGPVVFASHDREFLDRVATGLVDLDPGRAGALALARSGSGEGPGGLSPSDGLASAGGQVFGGSFSEFLRVKADERDRWQRQYEAEQDELVRLRASVAETAREVSHGRGPTDNDKFIAKFKHSRTDQAVSRRVRNAEVRLATLEREQVRKPPAPLEFAGIPSGAHALGEASGLLAQVTDASVGDRLAIGTLAIAPETRLLVTGANGAGKSTLLGLLAGRVAPDRGTVALRKGLRVGLLEQDVRFADPDASPRALYARTVGERRAEQVPLSGLGLLAPRDLDRPVGVLSTGQQRRIALALVIARPPHVFLLDEPTNHLSLGLATELEEALGGYPGAVVIASHDRWLRRRWRGEELRLDAGRVAGASVAA, encoded by the coding sequence ATGGCTGTACGTCTTTCCCATTCCGATCATCTGCGCGCCGACGGCCTGTCCGTCGCCTACGGCGACCGGCGCGTGTTCTCCGACCTCGACCTCACCGTCTCGCCCGGGCAGCGCCTGGGCCTCATCGGCGAGAACGGGGTCGGCAAGTCGACCCTGCTGGCCCTGCTGGCCGGTACCTCGGTCGACCAGGCCGTCGTCGACGGCCGTCTGGCGCGACCCGAGCGCACCGGGCTGCTGCTGCAGGAGCCGCCCTACCGGCCGAGCGACCGCATCGGGGACGTGCTCGAGCGGGCGCTCGCCGAGGTGCGGGCGATCGAGCATGAACTCGATGCGGCAGCGGCGGCACTCGGCGACCCGACGAATGCCGACGGCGCCGCGGGCGCTGCGGCATCCGCTCGCTACCAGGCCGCGCTCGACGCGGCCGAGCGCGCCGAGGTCTGGTCGGCGCCCGCGCGCCGCGACGAACTGCTCGAAGGGCTCGGCATCTCGGGCATCGACCCCGACCGCACGGTCGGCGAGGTGTCGGGTGGCCAGCGCAGCCGGTTCGCGTTGGCGGCGCTGCTGCTGGCGGCACCCGACGCGCTGCTGCTCGACGAGCCGACGAACCACCTCGACGACGCGACCGCCGCGTTCCTCGAGACCCGGCTGCGCGCCTGGCGCGGACCGGTGGTGTTCGCGAGCCACGACCGCGAGTTCCTCGACCGGGTCGCGACGGGCCTGGTCGACCTCGACCCGGGTCGGGCGGGTGCGCTCGCGCTCGCGCGATCGGGCTCGGGCGAGGGGCCGGGCGGCCTGTCGCCGTCCGACGGTCTCGCGTCCGCGGGCGGCCAGGTGTTCGGCGGGAGCTTCTCGGAGTTCCTCCGGGTGAAGGCCGACGAGCGCGACCGCTGGCAGCGGCAGTACGAGGCAGAGCAAGACGAGCTCGTGCGGCTGCGGGCGTCGGTCGCCGAGACTGCGCGCGAGGTGTCGCACGGTCGTGGCCCGACCGACAACGACAAGTTCATCGCCAAGTTCAAGCACTCGCGCACCGACCAGGCGGTGTCGCGCCGGGTGCGCAACGCCGAGGTGCGGCTCGCGACGCTCGAGCGCGAGCAGGTGCGCAAGCCGCCGGCGCCCCTCGAGTTCGCGGGCATCCCGTCGGGTGCGCACGCGCTCGGCGAGGCATCCGGTCTGCTCGCCCAAGTGACGGATGCCTCGGTGGGCGACCGGCTCGCGATCGGCACGCTGGCGATCGCTCCTGAGACGCGACTGCTCGTGACGGGCGCGAACGGAGCCGGCAAGTCGACGCTGCTCGGCCTGCTCGCCGGGCGCGTCGCGCCCGATCGGGGCACGGTCGCGCTGCGCAAGGGACTGCGGGTCGGCCTGCTCGAGCAGGATGTGCGGTTCGCCGATCCGGATGCCTCGCCGCGCGCGCTGTACGCGCGCACAGTGGGGGAGCGGCGTGCCGAACAGGTGCCGCTCTCGGGGCTCGGGCTGCTCGCGCCGCGCGACCTCGACCGGCCGGTCGGAGTGCTGTCGACCGGGCAGCAGCGCCGGATCGCGCTGGCGCTCGTGATCGCGCGTCCGCCGCACGTGTTCCTGCTCGACGAGCCGACGAATCACCTGTCGCTCGGGCTCGCGACCGAGCTCGAGGAGGCGCTGGGCGGCTACCCCGGTGCGGTCGTGATCGCGAGCCACGACCGGTGGCTGCGCCGGCGCTGGCGGGGCGAGGAGCTGCGGCTCGACGCGGGCCGCGTGGCGGGCGCGTCGGTCGCCGCGTGA
- a CDS encoding sensor histidine kinase has product MSRAFARAGHAAALVCVAVAGVVGLVVAIGGEPRGLIAFGIALAFAGLIGLIDLRPTIASTLVYLAGGTVIVFAGAMLVMSRSDLFVDSNNVLLSLPRTALILVGGAGIGTGIAVVWASLGWALGEAAVFVACTIVGGVWVVNVPSLLVLVLFVAVRSFDGVARRSQRQRAIGFARAGRKARELALRHEYEVRAIARLHDTVLGHLVAISDAGSGPVSDRLRAGVRHDLALVIGRDWAVERRGEIGSTAPVGDALPPELPLAFAAMADSGLRVRVTGDLAVLSRVPAEQLGELDAAVAQCIVNVARHAQVDDMELAVGVGGGEVTVAVMDSGVGFDSSHVPEDRIGLRTSIRARVEQAGGTVRLWSTKGIGTTVVLTLPMQHAEQESPGEANA; this is encoded by the coding sequence ATGAGCCGTGCCTTCGCGCGTGCCGGGCACGCGGCGGCGCTCGTCTGCGTCGCGGTCGCCGGAGTGGTCGGGCTCGTCGTCGCGATCGGCGGCGAACCGCGTGGCCTCATCGCGTTCGGGATCGCCCTCGCGTTCGCCGGGCTGATCGGATTGATCGACCTGCGCCCCACGATCGCGAGCACGCTCGTCTACCTCGCGGGCGGCACCGTGATCGTGTTCGCTGGGGCGATGCTGGTGATGAGCCGCAGCGACCTGTTCGTCGATTCGAACAACGTGCTGCTCTCGCTGCCGCGCACGGCGTTGATCCTCGTCGGCGGCGCCGGCATCGGCACCGGCATCGCAGTGGTGTGGGCGTCGCTCGGCTGGGCGCTCGGCGAAGCCGCGGTGTTCGTGGCGTGCACGATCGTGGGCGGCGTATGGGTGGTCAACGTGCCATCGCTGCTGGTGCTGGTGCTGTTCGTGGCGGTGCGCTCGTTCGACGGCGTGGCCCGCCGCAGCCAACGGCAGCGGGCGATCGGCTTCGCCCGGGCCGGGCGGAAGGCGCGCGAGCTCGCGCTTCGGCACGAGTACGAGGTGCGTGCGATCGCGCGCCTGCACGACACAGTGCTCGGACACCTCGTAGCCATCTCGGACGCGGGGTCTGGCCCGGTGAGCGATCGCCTCCGCGCCGGCGTACGACATGACCTCGCGCTCGTGATCGGTCGCGACTGGGCTGTCGAGCGTCGTGGCGAGATCGGTTCGACCGCGCCGGTGGGCGACGCGCTGCCGCCCGAACTGCCGCTTGCGTTCGCGGCGATGGCCGATTCGGGGCTGCGAGTGCGAGTCACGGGCGATCTGGCGGTGCTGTCGCGCGTGCCCGCCGAACAGCTCGGCGAACTCGACGCGGCCGTCGCGCAGTGCATCGTGAACGTCGCCCGCCACGCGCAGGTCGACGACATGGAACTCGCGGTCGGGGTCGGCGGCGGCGAGGTGACCGTCGCGGTGATGGACAGCGGCGTCGGCTTCGACAGTTCGCATGTGCCCGAAGACCGCATCGGCCTGCGCACGTCGATTCGGGCGCGGGTCGAGCAGGCCGGCGGCACGGTGCGCCTCTGGTCGACGAAGGGCATCGGCACGACGGTCGTGCTCACCCTGCCGATGCAGCACGCGGAGCAGGAGTCTCCCGGGGAGGCGAACGCATGA
- a CDS encoding polysaccharide biosynthesis tyrosine autokinase yields MELRDYIRVLRQNWIIILACTLLGIGAAAVYSFTQTPQYSSSAKVFVSTSNGGTIGEMQQGNAYSRQRVTTYADLATTPIVLLPVIDQLRLDVTDDVLAANVGAVALNDTTLIEITVTDESPARAAQVATAVSENLTKVVGAIESTESTTADGQTTASSPVKLTLVQHAAVPQRPVSPNVTLNLVLGGLIGLAIGVGIAVLRATLDTRIRSERDIEQITETPIIGGIVFDPKAKDRPLIVHADPHSPRAESFRALRTNLQFLELDRPERAFVVTSSIEGEGKSTTAANLAIAIADAGSRVLLVDADLRRPKMAQYLGLEGAAGLTDLLIGRAELQDVIQPWGRGEMYVLPAGRVPPNPSELLGSAAMQKAVAELARAFDVVLFDAPPLLPVTDAAVLSRTVGGAIVVVAAGRAHRGQLKGSIDVLANVDAPVSGIVITMLPTKGSDAYRYGRYGYGYGYGYGPAAKPAVT; encoded by the coding sequence ATGGAGCTGCGTGACTACATCCGGGTTCTGCGGCAGAACTGGATCATCATCCTCGCGTGCACCCTGCTCGGAATCGGCGCGGCAGCGGTGTACTCGTTCACGCAGACCCCCCAGTACAGCTCATCGGCGAAGGTATTCGTGTCGACGTCGAACGGCGGCACCATCGGCGAGATGCAGCAGGGCAACGCGTATTCCCGACAGCGGGTGACGACGTATGCCGATCTGGCGACCACGCCGATCGTGCTGCTGCCCGTCATCGACCAGCTTCGGCTCGACGTCACTGACGACGTGCTGGCCGCGAACGTCGGTGCCGTCGCCCTCAACGACACGACGCTCATCGAGATCACCGTCACCGACGAGTCGCCGGCGCGCGCCGCGCAGGTCGCGACCGCCGTATCCGAGAACCTCACCAAAGTGGTGGGAGCGATCGAGTCCACCGAGAGCACGACGGCCGACGGGCAGACCACCGCGTCCTCGCCGGTGAAGCTCACCCTCGTGCAGCACGCGGCCGTGCCGCAGCGGCCCGTCAGCCCGAACGTGACGCTCAACCTCGTGCTCGGCGGGCTGATCGGACTGGCCATCGGCGTCGGTATCGCGGTGCTGCGCGCCACGCTCGATACGCGCATCCGCAGCGAGCGCGACATCGAGCAGATCACCGAAACGCCGATCATCGGCGGCATCGTGTTCGACCCGAAGGCGAAGGACCGTCCGCTCATCGTGCACGCCGACCCGCACTCACCACGGGCCGAGTCGTTCCGCGCGCTGCGTACGAACCTGCAGTTCCTGGAGCTCGATCGGCCCGAGCGGGCGTTCGTGGTCACGTCCTCGATCGAGGGCGAGGGCAAGTCGACGACAGCGGCGAACCTGGCGATCGCGATCGCCGACGCCGGTTCGCGGGTGCTGCTCGTTGACGCTGATCTGCGGCGACCGAAGATGGCGCAGTACCTGGGTCTCGAGGGTGCGGCCGGTCTCACCGACCTGCTCATCGGCCGGGCCGAACTGCAGGACGTCATCCAGCCGTGGGGGCGCGGCGAGATGTACGTGCTGCCGGCCGGTCGGGTTCCACCGAATCCTTCCGAGCTGCTGGGCAGCGCCGCCATGCAGAAGGCGGTGGCCGAGCTCGCCCGGGCGTTCGACGTCGTGCTGTTCGACGCGCCGCCGTTGCTGCCGGTCACCGATGCCGCGGTACTGTCGCGCACGGTCGGCGGGGCGATCGTGGTCGTCGCGGCGGGTCGCGCCCACCGGGGGCAGCTGAAGGGCTCGATCGACGTGCTCGCGAACGTCGACGCGCCGGTGTCGGGCATCGTCATCACGATGTTGCCGACGAAGGGCTCCGACGCGTACCGGTACGGGCGATACGGGTACGGATACGGCTATGGCTACGGACCAGCGGCGAAGCCGGCGGTGACGTGA
- a CDS encoding CPBP family intramembrane glutamic endopeptidase, with protein MKRSDGARTADGPHAAAASSRRRLIDAAVGLVVAALAVLAWGWLVRTVIVAEPVQIVAAYLVVWVPLAIAVVVAVHAHGTRSFALDLGLRFRWIDLLWGIGVGCLVRGVAALIEFAVWGRISGSGVAFGFDPTWAWFTLLVAPVLVGPFVEEVFFRGLVQRAVTDRTRAGGAGPRTAAAIGIVTTALVFALLHVLDAPSPGTALVLGLSALTIGLGCGILAALTGRLGGAIIAHAVSNGLLVLLIVA; from the coding sequence GTGAAGCGTTCTGACGGCGCACGGACCGCCGATGGCCCTCACGCGGCCGCGGCGTCGTCACGGCGACGCCTCATCGACGCGGCCGTCGGGCTCGTCGTCGCGGCACTCGCCGTGCTCGCCTGGGGATGGCTGGTGCGCACCGTCATCGTCGCCGAGCCGGTGCAGATCGTGGCCGCATACCTCGTGGTGTGGGTGCCGCTCGCGATCGCGGTCGTCGTCGCCGTGCACGCGCACGGCACCCGATCGTTCGCGCTCGACCTCGGCCTGCGGTTCCGGTGGATCGACCTGCTCTGGGGCATCGGGGTCGGATGTCTCGTGCGCGGTGTCGCGGCGCTCATCGAGTTCGCCGTCTGGGGGCGGATTTCGGGTTCGGGCGTCGCGTTCGGGTTCGACCCCACGTGGGCGTGGTTCACCCTGCTCGTCGCGCCGGTGCTCGTCGGGCCGTTCGTCGAGGAGGTGTTCTTCCGCGGCCTCGTGCAGCGCGCGGTCACCGACCGCACCCGCGCCGGCGGCGCCGGCCCGCGCACTGCGGCCGCCATCGGCATCGTCACGACGGCGCTCGTGTTCGCCCTGCTGCATGTGCTCGACGCCCCCTCGCCCGGCACCGCGCTCGTGCTCGGCCTCAGCGCCCTCACGATCGGCCTCGGCTGCGGCATCCTCGCGGCGCTCACCGGCCGCCTCGGCGGCGCGATCATCGCGCACGCGGTGTCGAACGGCCTGCTCGTGCTGCTGATCGTGGCCTGA
- a CDS encoding Rv2578c family radical SAM protein, which yields MRWSGQELGVEQVDTLPGLARLNNLVRSVQTPEFAGMTFHEVLAKSALNRVPGQSYVPFGWTINPYRGCSHACAYCFARPTHQYLDLDAGEDFDRQIVVKVNAADVLRTELARPSWKHEPVALGTNTDPYQRAEGRYRLMPGIIDALASSGTPFSILTKGTLLRRDLSLLADASQQVPIDLAMSIAVYDDDLQQSVEPGTPSTNARLQTVTAARDAGFDCTVFLMPILPYLTDTRAHLDDALRRAKAAGATGVMHSALHLRGAVKPWFMQWLEREHPELVPKYRAMYPGAAAYAPKAYRDWLAERIRPLIRAHGLVRVREDPATGGVRSTATALRSPPPRTAAQAAARVAEASAAAAVGPAAHDAAPTLF from the coding sequence ATGCGGTGGAGCGGGCAAGAGCTGGGCGTCGAGCAGGTCGACACGCTGCCCGGGCTGGCGCGGCTCAACAACCTGGTGCGCTCGGTGCAGACGCCCGAGTTCGCCGGCATGACGTTCCACGAGGTGCTGGCGAAGTCGGCGCTCAACCGCGTGCCGGGCCAGTCGTACGTGCCCTTCGGCTGGACGATCAACCCCTACCGGGGCTGCAGCCATGCATGCGCCTACTGCTTCGCTCGGCCCACGCATCAGTACCTCGACCTCGACGCGGGCGAAGACTTCGACCGGCAGATCGTGGTGAAGGTGAATGCGGCCGATGTGCTGCGTACCGAGCTCGCCCGGCCGTCGTGGAAGCACGAGCCGGTCGCGCTGGGCACGAACACCGACCCGTACCAGCGGGCCGAGGGCCGGTACCGGCTCATGCCGGGCATCATCGATGCACTCGCGTCGAGCGGCACGCCGTTCAGCATCCTCACCAAGGGCACGCTGCTGCGGCGCGACCTGTCGCTGCTGGCGGATGCCTCGCAGCAGGTGCCGATCGACCTCGCGATGTCGATCGCGGTGTACGACGACGACCTGCAGCAGTCGGTCGAGCCCGGCACGCCGTCGACGAACGCACGCCTGCAAACCGTCACCGCAGCGCGCGACGCGGGATTCGACTGCACGGTGTTCCTGATGCCGATCCTGCCGTACCTCACCGATACCCGGGCGCATCTCGACGATGCGCTGCGGCGGGCGAAGGCGGCCGGTGCGACCGGCGTGATGCACTCGGCGCTGCACCTGCGGGGTGCGGTGAAGCCCTGGTTCATGCAGTGGCTCGAGCGTGAGCACCCCGAGCTGGTGCCGAAGTACCGGGCCATGTATCCGGGTGCGGCGGCGTATGCGCCGAAGGCGTACCGCGACTGGCTCGCCGAGCGCATCCGGCCGCTCATCCGGGCGCACGGGCTCGTCCGCGTGCGCGAAGATCCCGCCACCGGCGGGGTGCGGTCGACGGCGACGGCGTTGCGCTCACCGCCGCCGCGAACGGCTGCGCAGGCCGCCGCGCGCGTCGCCGAGGCATCCGCTGCCGCGGCCGTGGGACCGGCCGCGCACGACGCCGCACCAACCCTCTTCTGA
- a CDS encoding low molecular weight phosphatase family protein → MRVLFVCTGNICRSPIAERLFAARLELLGIEASVSSAGTRALAGTRMTKEAVDVLSAAGIDPGRHTARVLTPDLVLNADLVLTATRAHRAAVASLVPAASRRSFTLREFARVADFVATQQVDSEASTEHPAAKLQQLVHAAPTQRGLAVPPATPEDDDILDPYGRAPDVYAEAGELIERAIDAILSPLAAPIVRGDRVGT, encoded by the coding sequence ATGCGGGTGCTGTTCGTCTGCACGGGCAACATCTGCCGATCGCCGATCGCCGAACGTCTCTTCGCCGCACGGCTGGAGCTCCTCGGCATCGAAGCGTCGGTGTCGAGCGCCGGCACCCGGGCCCTCGCGGGCACCCGGATGACGAAGGAGGCCGTCGACGTGCTGAGCGCAGCGGGCATCGACCCCGGCCGACACACCGCCCGAGTCCTCACTCCGGACCTCGTCCTGAACGCCGACCTCGTGCTCACCGCCACGCGGGCGCACCGAGCCGCGGTCGCATCACTGGTACCCGCGGCATCCCGTCGCTCGTTCACGCTGCGGGAGTTCGCGCGGGTCGCCGACTTCGTCGCCACGCAGCAGGTCGACTCCGAGGCATCCACGGAGCATCCCGCCGCGAAGCTGCAACAACTCGTTCACGCCGCGCCCACCCAGCGCGGACTCGCCGTTCCACCGGCGACCCCCGAGGACGACGACATCCTCGACCCCTACGGCCGCGCACCCGACGTGTACGCCGAAGCGGGGGAGCTCATCGAACGCGCCATCGACGCGATCCTGAGCCCGCTCGCCGCGCCGATCGTCCGAGGCGACCGTGTCGGTACCTGA
- a CDS encoding thymidine kinase gives MAKLYFRYGAMNSGKSTALLQAAFNYEERGHEVLLAKPSVDTKGDREIVSRLGVTREVDFTIGHDDAVLPLFERQRAEVVERTGRDVSCLLVDEAQFLTGDQVDDLLRIALMDDVPVLAYGIRTDFQTVAFAGSRRLLEVAHSLEELKTICRCGRKAIFNGRLIDGRYVFDGDQVAIDGQDVTYESLCGVCYLQESGGVLNGRH, from the coding sequence ATGGCGAAGCTGTACTTCCGCTACGGCGCGATGAATTCGGGCAAGTCGACCGCCCTGCTGCAGGCCGCGTTCAACTACGAGGAGCGCGGGCACGAGGTGCTGCTCGCCAAGCCCTCGGTCGACACGAAGGGCGACCGCGAGATCGTGTCGCGGCTCGGCGTGACCCGCGAGGTCGACTTCACGATCGGCCACGACGATGCCGTGCTGCCGCTGTTCGAGCGTCAGCGGGCCGAGGTGGTCGAGCGCACGGGGCGCGACGTGAGCTGCCTGCTCGTCGACGAGGCGCAGTTCCTCACCGGTGACCAGGTCGACGATCTGTTGCGCATCGCCCTCATGGACGACGTGCCGGTGCTGGCCTACGGGATCCGCACCGACTTCCAGACGGTCGCCTTCGCCGGCAGCCGGCGCCTGCTCGAGGTCGCGCACTCGCTCGAAGAGCTGAAGACGATCTGCCGCTGCGGCCGCAAGGCCATCTTCAACGGCCGGCTGATCGATGGCAGGTACGTCTTCGACGGCGACCAGGTCGCCATCGATGGGCAGGATGTCACCTACGAGTCGCTGTGCGGGGTCTGCTACCTGCAGGAGTCGGGCGGGGTGCTGAACGGGCGGCACTGA
- a CDS encoding sugar transferase, with protein MLTRATRPTSSWMSTADWSDALVMRVRVTDLLVLLWVVFGTQIGWLGIDRTATGFSGSRDDIAISYTVLSLVIVVSWMIALELYDTRSPRVLGVGTAEYKAIADGAVRLFGLVAIVAFLFKVDVARGYVLIAFPLGLLVLLLSRWMWRQWLGMVRRRGGLTTRVLLIGSEQSVRTIGRSLVRMPEAGYQVVGVCVPGGSGETLEGTTIPAVRTFANPLAVMRDFGADTIVITSADELGPERVRELSWGLTPGAEHLVVAPSLIDIGGPRIHTRPVAGLPLMHVETPRFEGRKLVAKRVFDLVMGGALVAVLSPMLVGVAIAVKLSSPGPVFFRQMRVGKGGRPFQMLKFRSMRDGADAELAALLREQGAGDTPLFKVKEDPRITPVGRILRKYSLDEFPQLFNVLGGSMSLVGPRPQVPAEVELYDRGAHRRLLVQPGMTGLWQVSGRSALSWEEAIRLDLYYVENWSLTGDLMIMIRTGRAVLVPGNQAK; from the coding sequence ATGCTGACTCGCGCGACCCGGCCCACCTCGTCGTGGATGTCGACGGCCGACTGGTCGGATGCGCTCGTCATGCGCGTTCGCGTGACCGACCTGCTCGTGCTGCTCTGGGTGGTATTCGGCACGCAGATCGGATGGCTCGGCATCGACCGCACCGCGACGGGGTTCAGCGGCTCGCGTGATGACATCGCGATCAGCTACACCGTGCTGTCGCTCGTGATCGTCGTGAGCTGGATGATCGCGCTCGAACTGTACGACACGCGATCGCCGCGCGTGCTGGGCGTGGGTACGGCGGAATACAAGGCGATCGCCGATGGCGCGGTGCGGCTGTTCGGCCTGGTCGCGATCGTCGCGTTCCTGTTCAAGGTGGATGTCGCGCGCGGCTACGTGCTCATCGCGTTCCCCCTGGGGTTGCTCGTGCTGCTGTTGTCGCGCTGGATGTGGCGGCAGTGGCTCGGGATGGTGCGACGCCGCGGCGGGCTCACGACCCGTGTGCTGCTGATCGGCTCGGAGCAGTCGGTGCGCACGATCGGGCGGTCGCTCGTCCGGATGCCCGAGGCCGGGTACCAGGTCGTCGGCGTGTGTGTCCCCGGCGGATCGGGTGAGACTCTCGAAGGCACCACCATCCCGGCCGTCCGGACCTTCGCGAACCCGCTCGCCGTGATGCGTGACTTCGGCGCCGACACCATCGTCATCACGAGCGCCGACGAACTCGGCCCCGAGCGGGTGCGCGAACTCAGCTGGGGCCTCACGCCCGGCGCCGAGCACCTCGTCGTCGCCCCGAGCCTCATCGACATCGGCGGCCCGCGCATCCACACCCGCCCGGTCGCCGGACTGCCGCTGATGCACGTGGAGACGCCGCGGTTCGAGGGCCGCAAGCTCGTGGCCAAGCGGGTGTTCGATCTCGTGATGGGCGGCGCGCTGGTTGCCGTGCTGTCGCCGATGCTCGTCGGCGTCGCGATCGCGGTCAAACTGAGCTCGCCCGGTCCGGTGTTCTTTCGCCAGATGCGGGTCGGCAAGGGCGGTCGGCCATTCCAGATGCTCAAGTTCCGCTCGATGCGCGACGGCGCCGACGCCGAACTCGCGGCGCTCCTGCGCGAGCAGGGCGCGGGCGATACCCCACTGTTCAAGGTCAAGGAGGACCCTCGCATCACCCCCGTCGGGCGGATCCTGCGCAAGTACTCGCTCGACGAGTTCCCGCAGCTCTTCAACGTGCTCGGCGGCTCGATGAGCCTGGTGGGGCCCCGACCTCAGGTACCGGCCGAAGTCGAACTGTACGACCGCGGTGCGCACCGCCGCCTGCTCGTGCAACCCGGCATGACCGGCCTCTGGCAGGTGAGCGGGCGGTCCGCGCTCAGTTGGGAGGAGGCGATTCGGCTCGACCTGTACTACGTCGAGAACTGGTCGCTGACCGGGGACCTGATGATCATGATTCGGACGGGGCGGGCGGTGCTGGTGCCTGGGAATCAGGCCAAATAA